Proteins encoded together in one Deinococcus ruber window:
- a CDS encoding cupin domain-containing protein, translated as MNPLQKVTLPEKFAAIPDFWNPRIVGEVGEQYVKLARIQGVFDWHQHAQEDELFFVVRGQLRMGLRDPHERFMLLEEGELLIVPHGTEHRPESLGEETWIMMIEPKTTLNTGNLKNERTREELERL; from the coding sequence ATGAATCCTCTTCAGAAGGTGACGCTCCCGGAGAAATTCGCCGCCATTCCCGACTTCTGGAACCCGCGCATTGTTGGCGAGGTAGGCGAGCAGTACGTGAAGCTGGCCCGCATTCAGGGGGTCTTCGACTGGCACCAGCACGCTCAGGAAGACGAACTGTTCTTCGTGGTGCGCGGTCAGCTCCGCATGGGCCTGCGCGACCCGCACGAACGCTTCATGCTGCTGGAAGAGGGCGAACTGCTGATCGTGCCGCACGGCACCGAACACCGCCCCGAATCGCTGGGCGAGGAAACCTGGATCATGATGATCGAGCCGAAAACCACGCTGAATACCGGAAATCTGAAGAACGAGCGCACACGCGAAGAGCTGGAGCGGCTGTAA
- the galE gene encoding UDP-glucose 4-epimerase GalE yields MKILVTGGAGYIGSHTVRALLGAGHSVVVLDNLSSGHAQALPEGVPLVKADLLDQAAVQEALSVHQPDAVVHFAALIEVGESMSQPGRYYRNNVVGSLNLLTAIAQTRKIPIVFSSTAALYGDAEVSPIPEDAPKQPTSVYGETKLMTEQMIQAFERAHGIRSIRLRYFNVCGAVPDGSIGEDHVNKTHLIELALLTALGQREKMMIYGDDYPTRDGTCIRDYIHVLDLAQAHVLAVEALAQGAGSSAYNVGLGHGFTVREVLDAVDAVIEGSDYAPLTRELAPRRAGDPPSLVADSSSIQQSLGWKPEYVDLQGIIQTAWEWHRTHPHGFQD; encoded by the coding sequence ATGAAGATTCTGGTGACAGGCGGCGCGGGCTATATCGGTTCACATACGGTTCGGGCGCTGCTGGGAGCGGGGCATAGCGTGGTGGTGCTCGATAACCTGAGCAGCGGGCACGCGCAGGCGCTTCCGGAAGGCGTGCCGCTGGTAAAGGCCGATCTGCTCGATCAGGCGGCGGTTCAGGAGGCGCTGAGCGTACATCAGCCCGATGCGGTGGTGCATTTCGCCGCGCTGATCGAGGTGGGCGAGAGCATGTCGCAGCCGGGGCGCTATTACCGGAACAACGTGGTCGGCAGCCTGAATCTGCTGACCGCCATCGCCCAGACGCGCAAGATTCCGATTGTCTTCTCCAGCACGGCAGCCCTGTACGGAGACGCGGAAGTCTCGCCCATTCCCGAGGACGCCCCCAAGCAGCCCACCAGCGTGTACGGCGAAACCAAACTGATGACCGAGCAGATGATTCAGGCCTTCGAGCGGGCGCACGGCATCCGCAGCATCCGGCTGAGGTATTTCAACGTGTGCGGCGCGGTGCCCGACGGCAGCATCGGTGAAGACCATGTCAACAAGACGCACCTGATCGAACTGGCGCTGCTGACCGCTCTGGGCCAGCGCGAAAAAATGATGATCTACGGCGACGATTACCCCACCCGCGACGGCACCTGCATCCGCGATTACATCCACGTCCTCGATCTGGCGCAGGCGCATGTGCTGGCGGTCGAGGCGCTCGCTCAGGGCGCAGGCAGCAGCGCCTACAACGTGGGGTTGGGCCACGGCTTCACGGTGCGCGAGGTGCTGGACGCGGTGGACGCGGTGATTGAAGGCAGCGACTACGCGCCTCTGACCCGTGAACTCGCGCCGCGCCGTGCGGGTGATCCGCCCAGTCTGGTGGCCGACTCCAGCAGCATTCAGCAGAGCCTCGGCTGGAAACCCGAGTACGTCGACCTTCAGGGCATCATTCAGACCGCGTGGGAATGGCACCGCACCCACCCGCACGGCTTTCAGGACTAG
- a CDS encoding LacI family DNA-binding transcriptional regulator, with protein sequence MASASPSPTLRRVTLKDVARALKISPATVSNAYNRPDQLSPSLRARVLETAQTLGYSGPDPLASSLRRGRSGVVGLLYDATLSYAFADPAASLFLGGVARAVEAQALNLLLIPSPQDTAPVRTASVDGFIVYSASDGSELLPAVMGRGLPVVLVDQTPLPGAAYIGIDDAGGARQAARHLLDLGHTTIGILSLELGWPHRHGPVTPERETQLTYRTTATRLSAYREEIGTQATLHVMEAHGNTPQEGALMTLELLEAHPEITALLCMSDVLAQGVLEAARQLGLQVPHDLSVVGYDDIPSSAALGLSSVHQPTAHKGELAGRALLELLGGETTPQHVTLPTHLVARSSSGKRRDTGP encoded by the coding sequence ATGGCTTCTGCCAGTCCTTCCCCCACCCTGCGCCGCGTGACCCTCAAGGACGTTGCCCGCGCCCTGAAGATCTCGCCTGCCACTGTCAGCAACGCCTATAACCGGCCCGATCAGCTCTCGCCCAGCCTGCGGGCACGGGTGCTGGAAACTGCCCAGACGCTCGGCTACAGCGGCCCCGATCCGCTTGCCAGCAGCCTGCGCCGGGGCCGCAGCGGGGTGGTGGGTCTGCTCTACGACGCCACCCTCAGCTACGCCTTTGCCGATCCTGCCGCGTCGCTGTTTCTGGGCGGAGTGGCGCGGGCCGTCGAAGCGCAGGCGCTCAATCTGCTGCTCATTCCCAGCCCCCAGGACACTGCCCCGGTCAGAACGGCCAGCGTGGACGGCTTCATCGTGTACTCGGCGTCAGACGGCAGCGAACTCCTTCCCGCCGTGATGGGGCGCGGTCTGCCGGTGGTGCTGGTCGATCAGACTCCTCTGCCCGGCGCGGCCTATATCGGCATCGACGACGCAGGGGGCGCAAGACAGGCGGCCCGGCATCTGCTCGATCTGGGGCATACCACCATCGGTATCCTGAGTCTCGAACTCGGCTGGCCGCATCGGCACGGCCCGGTAACGCCCGAACGCGAGACGCAGCTCACGTACCGAACCACGGCCACCCGCCTGAGCGCCTACCGCGAAGAAATCGGCACGCAGGCCACGCTGCACGTGATGGAGGCGCACGGCAACACCCCGCAGGAAGGAGCGCTGATGACGCTGGAACTGCTGGAGGCACACCCCGAGATCACGGCGCTGCTGTGTATGAGCGACGTGCTGGCTCAGGGCGTGCTGGAGGCGGCGCGTCAGCTCGGGCTTCAGGTGCCGCACGATCTGAGCGTGGTCGGCTACGACGACATTCCCAGTTCGGCGGCGCTGGGCCTGAGCAGCGTTCATCAGCCCACGGCGCACAAGGGAGAGCTGGCGGGCCGGGCACTGCTGGAACTGCTGGGCGGCGAAACGACCCCGCAGCATGTGACGTTGCCGACGCATCTGGTGGCCCGCAGCAGCAGCGGGAAGCGGCGCGACACCGGGCCGTGA
- a CDS encoding MFS transporter has product MSQAQPPSAAPTRPASAFAVLTPRVATSVMFYINGLVIATLVVRIPSLRDALHLSDAQVGTAILGMAVGALLSMPLSGGWIARWGSSAVTRLAGVLLCLSLILPFLAGSLPMLFVCLAVLGLSNGAMDVAMNAHGVAVERRLEKPVMSSFHAWFSLGGLSGALLGSLILALQIPALGHALGLLLVALVVVVLAGFSLLPASADQQTAPQQPTAEEAPAPRRSLSPLVIPMGLLCFLGMLGEGASGDWSGLYYRDVLKVSGGLVGLGYTALTLSMTVGRVFGDRWRSRFGDARLVVASGLLSGVGVLVAVLSHSYFAATLGYALTGLGVANIVPVLYGVAGRAMSGRGIARVATLGYMGFLAGPPLIGYVAHAFNLRSGLLVIAVSLLAVAALATWLFARLERGDGAVQS; this is encoded by the coding sequence ATGTCTCAGGCACAACCCCCGTCTGCCGCCCCGACTCGCCCTGCGTCTGCGTTCGCCGTGCTGACCCCCAGGGTCGCGACGTCGGTGATGTTCTATATCAACGGGCTGGTGATCGCGACGCTGGTGGTGCGAATTCCCAGCCTGCGCGACGCTCTGCACCTGTCCGACGCGCAGGTCGGCACCGCGATTCTGGGTATGGCGGTAGGCGCACTGCTGAGCATGCCCCTGAGCGGCGGCTGGATTGCCCGCTGGGGAAGTTCGGCGGTCACGCGGCTGGCTGGCGTGCTGCTCTGCCTATCGCTCATCCTGCCGTTTCTGGCGGGCAGCCTGCCGATGTTGTTCGTGTGTCTGGCGGTGCTGGGGCTGTCGAACGGGGCGATGGACGTGGCGATGAACGCGCACGGCGTGGCTGTCGAGCGCCGACTGGAAAAGCCGGTGATGTCGAGCTTTCACGCGTGGTTTTCGCTGGGCGGCCTGAGCGGGGCGCTGCTAGGCAGCCTGATACTGGCGCTTCAGATTCCGGCGCTGGGGCACGCATTGGGCCTGCTGCTGGTGGCGCTGGTGGTCGTGGTGCTGGCCGGGTTCAGCCTGCTTCCCGCCAGCGCCGACCAGCAGACCGCACCGCAGCAGCCCACAGCCGAAGAAGCCCCCGCGCCGCGCCGCTCACTCAGCCCCCTGGTGATTCCGATGGGCCTGCTGTGCTTTCTGGGCATGCTGGGCGAAGGGGCCAGCGGCGACTGGAGCGGCCTGTATTACCGCGACGTGCTGAAGGTATCGGGCGGGCTGGTGGGCCTGGGGTATACCGCGCTCACCCTCTCGATGACGGTGGGCCGCGTCTTCGGAGACCGCTGGCGCAGCCGCTTCGGAGACGCCCGGCTGGTGGTCGCCAGCGGGCTGCTCAGCGGCGTGGGCGTGCTGGTGGCGGTGCTCAGTCACAGCTATTTCGCCGCCACGCTCGGCTACGCCCTGACCGGGCTGGGTGTCGCCAACATCGTGCCGGTGCTGTACGGGGTCGCGGGCCGCGCCATGAGCGGGCGGGGCATCGCACGGGTCGCCACGCTCGGCTACATGGGCTTTCTGGCTGGGCCGCCCCTGATCGGCTACGTGGCTCACGCCTTCAACCTGCGGAGCGGGCTGCTGGTCATTGCCGTCAGTCTGCTGGCGGTGGCAGCGCTGGCAACGTGGCTGTTTGCGCGGCTGGAAAGGGGAGACGGGGCGGTACAATCCTAA
- the csaB gene encoding polysaccharide pyruvyl transferase CsaB, with product MNITVSGYYGFHNTGDEAIALSISRELKARGHAPLLLSREPAQTAAAYGCASAARMSLPGLLRSLLGAQMVWSGGGGLLQDKTSSRNLTYYLTLIRAALLLGRRVVVFNQSIGPLSLEGGARVARVLNDRRIQVIVRDRASLETLRRLGVQATLGGDPALLLAPTAGLTPRPETVVLAPRGDVQDANAGLKALTRQLQERGRRVVALSFHPGVDDAAAHALGADEVISTSDPQRALDTIAAAGYVVGVRLHAVILAAAAGVPFAGVSYDPKVAGFCDDAGAASVGTDFDAAQVCGLVQKNTAPDWAQVEEMRARARESFDLALK from the coding sequence ATGAACATCACGGTCAGCGGCTATTACGGCTTTCACAACACCGGAGACGAGGCCATCGCGCTTTCTATTTCGCGTGAACTGAAAGCCAGAGGCCATGCCCCGCTGCTGCTGAGCCGCGAGCCAGCGCAGACCGCCGCCGCGTATGGGTGCGCCAGTGCCGCCCGCATGAGCCTGCCGGGGCTGCTGCGGTCTCTGCTGGGCGCTCAGATGGTGTGGTCGGGCGGCGGCGGTCTGCTGCAAGACAAGACCAGCAGCCGCAACCTGACGTACTACCTGACCCTGATCCGCGCCGCGCTGCTGCTGGGGCGGCGGGTGGTGGTGTTCAACCAGTCCATCGGGCCACTGAGTCTGGAGGGCGGCGCACGGGTGGCGCGGGTGTTGAATGACCGCCGCATTCAGGTGATCGTGCGTGACCGCGCTTCGCTAGAGACGCTGCGCCGCCTGGGCGTGCAGGCCACGCTGGGCGGCGACCCGGCGCTGCTGCTCGCGCCCACGGCAGGCCTGACGCCGCGCCCGGAAACGGTGGTACTGGCCCCACGCGGCGACGTACAGGACGCCAACGCTGGACTGAAAGCCCTGACCCGCCAGCTTCAGGAACGGGGCCGCCGGGTGGTCGCGCTCAGCTTTCATCCGGGCGTGGACGACGCCGCCGCGCACGCCCTGGGAGCCGATGAGGTCATCAGCACCTCAGACCCGCAGCGGGCACTCGACACCATCGCGGCAGCGGGCTACGTGGTGGGCGTGCGGCTGCATGCGGTCATTCTGGCAGCGGCGGCAGGCGTTCCGTTCGCGGGCGTCAGCTACGATCCCAAGGTCGCGGGCTTCTGCGACGACGCGGGCGCGGCGAGCGTCGGCACCGATTTCGACGCGGCGCAGGTGTGCGGGCTGGTGCAGAAGAACACCGCCCCCGACTGGGCACAGGTGGAGGAAATGCGGGCACGGGCGCGGGAGAGTTTCGATTTAGCGTTGAAGTAG
- a CDS encoding DUF5693 family protein, with translation MTQPPAKPPLSRLPATTPGTHLPPATRHPLTRVLLGIIALALIPALILAFSRISFEAQQKTVAMIMDYPSVSGQANVNGRAPLDLLNHYRTLGVNGVAVYEDTVSSRVTRGELYLKSGADLASDNPGQGFNTQWTYTRDLKPGTIESLIPRYNVKPVQVKLLGYNWFAWPINPAFLPAGPNLTLINSLKAQGYIVVYRPFDSSAVLNPGADWPDVPFLAFTSGKITGEGDPELMRQMRERLGKRVPAIIESTTQKGLEQLIAGGSAVRLFSISSNWQSTLTPPDVSSKFVLAARERSHKLLYMRPFRTIEDTDTFLTDVKSGLSRWGISVGLPKPAAYEPSTVLRWLCVLGPLAALLLVGVSYPLVRVGLGVAVLALLGALGMNGFAPLPGFALIAAITFPALGLVLRRHKPTDWFVATGLSLAGVLFVSALGATRDSMLGLDPFKGVGLTLAAPILLVALSFLPRQDIRRTVYMLFARPIRLGDVLIVMVALLAVALVFLRRGNSTGLGVSDAEAQLRQTVQDNLIRPRFKEVAGHPLLLLGLSGVVPGYVTPLLLLGGVIGQGSILNTFTHFHTPLLISFTRAVYGLGLGLILGYILIYVVKWVIQLWNGRGEWLPQEAA, from the coding sequence GTGACCCAGCCACCTGCCAAGCCCCCGCTTTCCCGTTTACCGGCCACCACGCCGGGCACGCACCTGCCGCCTGCCACCCGCCATCCACTGACGCGCGTGCTGCTGGGCATCATCGCCCTGGCCCTGATTCCGGCGCTGATTCTGGCCTTCTCCCGTATCTCCTTCGAAGCCCAGCAGAAGACCGTTGCCATGATCATGGATTACCCGTCGGTATCGGGACAGGCCAACGTGAATGGGCGGGCTCCGCTCGACCTGCTGAACCATTACCGCACGCTGGGTGTGAACGGCGTGGCCGTCTACGAAGACACCGTGAGTTCCAGAGTCACACGCGGCGAACTGTACCTGAAGTCTGGGGCCGATCTGGCCTCCGACAACCCCGGCCAGGGCTTCAATACCCAGTGGACGTATACCCGCGACCTCAAACCCGGCACCATCGAATCGTTGATTCCCCGCTATAACGTCAAACCCGTTCAGGTGAAGCTGCTCGGCTACAACTGGTTCGCGTGGCCGATCAATCCGGCGTTTCTGCCTGCTGGCCCGAACCTGACGCTCATCAACAGCCTGAAAGCGCAGGGCTACATCGTGGTTTATCGCCCGTTCGACAGCAGCGCCGTGCTGAACCCCGGTGCCGACTGGCCCGACGTGCCGTTTCTGGCGTTTACCTCGGGCAAGATCACGGGCGAAGGCGACCCGGAGCTGATGCGCCAGATGCGCGAACGGCTGGGCAAGCGCGTTCCGGCCATCATCGAATCCACGACCCAGAAGGGGCTGGAACAGCTGATCGCGGGTGGCAGCGCCGTGCGCCTGTTCAGCATTTCGTCGAACTGGCAGAGCACCCTGACGCCCCCTGACGTGTCGAGCAAATTCGTGCTGGCAGCCCGCGAGCGCAGCCACAAGCTGCTGTACATGCGCCCGTTCCGCACCATCGAAGACACCGACACCTTCCTGACCGACGTGAAGAGCGGCCTGAGCCGGTGGGGCATCAGTGTGGGGCTGCCCAAGCCTGCCGCCTACGAGCCGAGCACCGTGCTGCGCTGGCTGTGCGTACTGGGGCCGCTGGCCGCGCTGCTGCTGGTGGGCGTGAGCTATCCGCTGGTGCGCGTGGGGCTGGGCGTGGCGGTGCTGGCCCTGCTGGGAGCACTCGGCATGAACGGCTTCGCGCCGCTGCCCGGTTTCGCGCTGATCGCCGCCATCACCTTTCCGGCGCTGGGGCTGGTGCTGCGCCGTCATAAACCCACCGACTGGTTCGTGGCAACCGGCCTGAGTCTGGCTGGCGTGCTGTTCGTTTCGGCGCTGGGAGCCACCCGCGACAGCATGCTGGGCCTCGACCCCTTCAAGGGCGTGGGCCTGACGCTGGCCGCCCCGATTCTGCTGGTGGCCCTCAGCTTTCTGCCGCGCCAGGATATTCGGCGCACGGTATACATGCTGTTTGCTCGCCCGATTCGCCTGGGCGACGTCCTGATCGTGATGGTGGCGCTGCTCGCTGTGGCCCTGGTGTTTCTGCGGCGCGGAAATTCCACCGGGCTGGGCGTATCGGACGCCGAGGCCCAGCTGCGCCAGACAGTGCAGGACAACCTGATCCGCCCCCGCTTCAAGGAAGTCGCCGGACATCCGCTGCTGCTGCTGGGGCTGTCGGGCGTGGTGCCGGGCTACGTGACCCCGCTGCTGCTGCTGGGCGGCGTGATCGGTCAGGGCAGCATCCTGAACACCTTCACGCACTTTCATACGCCGCTGCTCATCAGCTTTACGCGGGCCGTCTATGGCCTGGGCCTGGGCCTGATTCTGGGCTACATCCTGATCTACGTCGTCAAATGGGTCATCCAGCTGTGGAACGGGCGCGGCGAGTGGCTGCCCCAAGAAGCCGCATGA
- the udk gene encoding uridine kinase: MPFVIGVAGGSGSGKTTVTRRVIETVGSEGVAVLVQDNYYRDQSDIPFDTRLKTNYDHPAAFDWELLGEHMEALLAGVPIEMPSYDFTHHTRAQETLTVLPAPVVVLEGFFALYEKAIRAHMHLKVFVDADADVRFIRRLQRDTQERGRTQESVIKQYLDFVRPMHLQFVEPTKRYADVIIPHGGMNEPALDMLAARIRSTV; the protein is encoded by the coding sequence GTGCCGTTCGTAATTGGCGTGGCGGGCGGCTCGGGCAGCGGCAAGACCACTGTGACGCGCCGCGTGATCGAGACGGTGGGCAGCGAGGGCGTAGCTGTGTTGGTTCAGGACAACTACTACCGCGACCAGTCGGATATTCCCTTCGACACGCGCCTGAAAACCAATTACGACCATCCGGCAGCGTTCGACTGGGAACTGCTGGGAGAGCATATGGAAGCGCTGCTGGCGGGCGTTCCCATCGAAATGCCCAGCTACGACTTCACCCACCACACCCGCGCTCAGGAAACCCTGACCGTCCTGCCTGCTCCGGTAGTGGTACTGGAGGGCTTTTTCGCACTGTATGAGAAGGCGATCCGGGCGCACATGCACCTCAAGGTCTTCGTAGATGCCGACGCCGACGTGCGCTTTATTCGGCGTTTGCAGCGCGACACCCAGGAACGCGGGCGCACTCAGGAGAGCGTCATCAAGCAGTACCTCGACTTTGTGCGGCCCATGCACCTGCAATTCGTGGAACCGACCAAGCGCTATGCCGACGTGATTATTCCGCACGGCGGCATGAACGAACCCGCGCTCGATATGCTGGCCGCCAGAATCCGCAGCACCGTCTGA
- a CDS encoding Glu/Leu/Phe/Val dehydrogenase family protein, with translation MLIFEEMLTRGHEQLTVLQHAPSGLKAVVAIHSTVLGPAIAGCRLRPYDEERALRDALAISESITFKAALAGLNYGGGACVLLAPANGSEENHLREALFRSLGRQVRGMGQRLILTEDAGVTGQDIAFTAQETQATLGMHTDTPTVTAYGVYRGLKAAARTVLGSESLRGVRVAVLGVGSLGTALCRHLYREGARLTIADQRPGRAQALAEELGGNVKVVDVEDLLDAPCDVLSPCGFGHSIKYADVERLQCRMIAGGEHQPLSRRGEQAVKEAGIAYVPDYAINAAGLISVATGISADQAAEQVYQTVLHICTLAQQNSKPIHVVARRLAERRIELIGSLARPIV, from the coding sequence ATGCTGATCTTTGAAGAGATGTTGACCCGTGGGCATGAGCAGCTCACGGTGCTTCAGCACGCCCCCAGCGGCCTGAAGGCGGTCGTGGCGATTCATTCCACCGTGCTCGGCCCGGCCATCGCGGGCTGTCGTCTGCGCCCCTACGACGAGGAACGCGCTCTGCGCGACGCGCTCGCCATCAGCGAATCGATCACCTTCAAGGCGGCGCTGGCGGGTCTGAACTACGGCGGCGGAGCGTGTGTGCTGCTGGCCCCCGCCAACGGCTCGGAAGAAAACCACCTGCGGGAAGCGCTGTTTCGTTCGCTGGGACGACAGGTACGCGGGATGGGGCAGCGGCTCATCCTGACCGAAGACGCGGGCGTAACCGGTCAGGACATCGCCTTCACGGCTCAGGAAACTCAGGCGACGCTGGGCATGCACACCGACACGCCCACCGTGACCGCTTACGGCGTGTACCGGGGCCTGAAGGCAGCGGCCCGGACAGTGCTGGGCAGCGAGAGCCTGCGCGGTGTGCGGGTGGCGGTGCTGGGTGTCGGCTCGCTGGGCACGGCGCTGTGCCGCCACCTGTACCGCGAGGGCGCACGGCTGACCATTGCCGATCAGCGGCCCGGACGCGCCCAGGCACTTGCCGAGGAACTGGGCGGCAACGTGAAGGTGGTCGATGTCGAAGACCTGCTGGACGCACCCTGCGACGTGCTTTCGCCGTGTGGATTCGGGCACAGCATCAAATACGCCGATGTCGAGAGGTTGCAGTGCCGCATGATCGCCGGGGGCGAACACCAGCCGCTGTCGCGCCGGGGAGAGCAGGCGGTCAAGGAAGCGGGCATCGCGTATGTTCCAGATTACGCCATCAACGCGGCGGGCCTGATCTCGGTAGCAACCGGCATCAGTGCCGATCAGGCTGCCGAACAGGTGTATCAGACGGTGCTGCACATCTGCACGCTGGCCCAGCAGAACAGCAAACCCATTCATGTAGTGGCAAGAAGGCTGGCCGAGCGCCGTATCGAACTGATCGGCTCTCTGGCAAGGCCCATCGTGTGA